From Deferrisoma camini S3R1, the proteins below share one genomic window:
- a CDS encoding sigma-54-dependent transcriptional regulator, protein MGIVILVDDDPDIRYSFGRALGRDYDVRACASAEEGLAAVEADPGGVDLVLLDIRMPGRDGFWLLERLRSSHPNLPVVMVTAYGDTETAIRAMKQGAYDYLVKPFDVGHVQTLIEAARKQRALTRSAVSLGPEAEAGADRIIGNSPAMVRVYKRIGQLAATSLPCLITGETGTGKELVARALVHHGDRAGRPFLVVDCAAVPKDLLESELFGYEEGAFTGARKGGKLGKFELAHGGTLFLDEIAEIPVDLQAKLLRVLQGGRIQRVGGAEEIPVDVRVVAATCADLEARVADGTFRSDLFYRINVGRIHLPPLRERREDIPALVRYFARKHGAAVGRTVTGVSEDLIRTFQARSWPGNVRELENEVRRLLASTRGEVLAPELGVACAEDTAVCSELRSLAARVLDEGPTDAFHSFVARAEASLIAEALERTGGNVSAAARLLGITRLTLRKKAETYGIRVRDPAV, encoded by the coding sequence GTGGGTATTGTAATCCTGGTGGACGACGATCCGGACATTCGATACTCGTTCGGCCGTGCCCTCGGGCGGGACTACGACGTTCGGGCCTGCGCGTCGGCCGAGGAGGGCCTGGCGGCCGTGGAGGCCGATCCCGGAGGCGTTGACCTGGTGCTTCTCGACATTCGGATGCCGGGCCGGGACGGGTTCTGGCTGCTGGAGAGGCTGCGTTCCTCCCATCCGAACCTCCCGGTCGTCATGGTCACCGCCTACGGAGACACCGAGACGGCGATCCGGGCCATGAAACAGGGGGCCTACGACTACCTCGTCAAGCCGTTCGACGTGGGGCACGTGCAGACCCTGATCGAGGCCGCCCGCAAGCAGCGGGCCCTGACCCGCTCGGCCGTCTCCTTGGGGCCCGAGGCGGAGGCCGGCGCAGACCGAATCATCGGCAACTCCCCGGCGATGGTTCGGGTGTACAAGCGAATCGGTCAACTGGCGGCCACGAGCCTCCCGTGCTTGATCACCGGCGAGACGGGCACGGGCAAGGAACTCGTAGCCCGGGCCCTGGTCCACCACGGAGACCGGGCGGGGAGGCCGTTTCTCGTGGTGGACTGCGCCGCCGTGCCCAAGGATCTGTTGGAGTCGGAGCTGTTCGGCTACGAGGAGGGCGCGTTCACGGGCGCCCGAAAGGGGGGCAAGCTGGGGAAGTTCGAGCTGGCCCACGGGGGCACCCTGTTCCTGGACGAGATCGCCGAGATCCCGGTGGACCTCCAGGCGAAACTCCTCCGGGTCCTGCAGGGCGGCCGGATCCAGCGGGTGGGTGGGGCCGAGGAGATCCCGGTGGACGTCCGGGTGGTGGCCGCCACCTGCGCCGACCTGGAGGCACGGGTGGCGGACGGCACGTTTCGTTCGGACCTGTTCTACCGAATCAACGTGGGCCGCATCCACCTCCCGCCGCTGCGGGAGCGGCGGGAGGACATCCCCGCCCTGGTCCGGTACTTCGCCCGCAAGCACGGGGCCGCCGTGGGCCGAACCGTGACCGGGGTGTCTGAGGACCTGATCCGCACGTTCCAGGCTCGGTCGTGGCCGGGAAACGTGCGGGAGTTGGAGAACGAGGTGCGTCGGCTCCTGGCCTCGACCCGCGGGGAGGTCCTGGCCCCGGAGTTGGGTGTGGCGTGCGCGGAGGACACGGCGGTCTGCTCCGAGCTTCGCTCCCTGGCGGCCCGGGTCCTCGACGAAGGCCCGACCGACGCGTTCCATTCGTTCGTGGCCCGGGCCGAAGCGAGCCTGATCGCCGAGGCCCTGGAGCGAACGGGCGGCAACGTGAGCGCCGCGGCCCGGCTGCTCGGCATCACCCGCCTCACCCTGCGGAAGAAAGCCGAAACCTACGGGATCCGGGTTCGGGACCCCGCCGTTTGA
- the acs gene encoding acetate--CoA ligase, which produces MAEEIREVYPVPEEFRKRAYIQSREEYERLYKESLENSDAFWARVAEEQVTWFKKWDRVQDWKYSKDEVYIKWFLNGKLNVAYNCVDRHLEKRGDQVAIIWEGNEPTEDRTITYRELHEQVCRFANVLKSRGVKKGDRVSIYLPMIPELAIAMLACARIGAIHSVVFGGFSADALKDRILDCDSHVLITCDGFYRGKKLVNQKAQADAAMAQCPGVSTCIVVSRVGDDVQVEMKEGRDIWWHEAVAEASPECAYEEMDAEDPLFILYTSGSTGKPKGVMHTTGGYLVYTSYTHKLVFDYHDGDIYFCAADIGWVTGHSYIVYGPLCNGATTVMFEGVPTYPDAGRYWDIIGKHKINILYTAPTAIRAIAAQGDEYVTSRLDKLETLRLLGTVGEPINPEAWRWYYELPGRSKCPIVDTWWQTETGGILITGLPGAIDMKPGKATTPFFGVEPVLVDPEKGHVLEGEAEGALCIARPWPGQMRGVFGDPDRFRQTYFVQYDGYYFTGDGANRDADGDYQIIGRIDDVINVSGHRMGTAEVESALVLHPKVAEAAVVGYPHDMKGQGIYAYVTLVAGAEPSEELRKELVQLVRKEIGPIATPDFIQFAPGLPKTRSGKIMRRILRKIAANEVEAGFGDTSTLLDPSVVDQLVEGRLNK; this is translated from the coding sequence ATGGCGGAAGAGATTCGCGAGGTGTATCCGGTTCCCGAGGAGTTTCGGAAGCGGGCGTACATCCAGAGCCGGGAGGAGTACGAGCGGCTCTACAAGGAGTCGTTGGAGAACAGCGACGCCTTCTGGGCCCGGGTGGCCGAGGAGCAGGTGACCTGGTTCAAGAAGTGGGATCGGGTGCAGGACTGGAAGTACTCCAAGGACGAGGTCTACATCAAGTGGTTCCTCAACGGCAAGCTGAACGTCGCGTACAACTGCGTGGACCGGCACCTCGAGAAGCGGGGGGACCAGGTGGCGATCATCTGGGAGGGCAACGAGCCCACCGAGGACCGCACAATCACCTACCGGGAGCTCCATGAGCAGGTGTGCCGGTTCGCCAACGTGCTGAAGTCCCGGGGCGTGAAAAAGGGCGATCGGGTGTCCATCTACCTGCCCATGATCCCCGAACTGGCCATCGCCATGCTCGCCTGCGCCCGGATCGGCGCCATCCACTCGGTGGTGTTCGGCGGGTTCTCGGCCGACGCCCTCAAGGACCGGATCCTGGACTGCGACTCCCACGTGCTGATCACCTGCGACGGGTTCTACCGGGGCAAGAAGCTGGTGAACCAGAAGGCCCAGGCCGACGCGGCCATGGCCCAGTGCCCGGGCGTGAGCACATGCATCGTGGTGAGCCGTGTCGGGGACGACGTGCAGGTGGAGATGAAGGAGGGGCGGGACATCTGGTGGCACGAGGCGGTGGCCGAAGCGAGCCCCGAGTGCGCCTACGAGGAGATGGACGCGGAGGACCCGCTGTTCATCCTGTACACCTCGGGCTCCACCGGAAAGCCCAAGGGCGTGATGCACACCACCGGCGGGTACCTGGTGTACACGTCCTACACCCACAAGCTGGTGTTCGACTACCACGACGGCGACATCTACTTCTGCGCGGCCGACATCGGGTGGGTCACCGGCCACAGCTACATCGTGTACGGCCCCCTGTGCAACGGCGCCACCACGGTGATGTTCGAGGGCGTGCCCACCTACCCGGATGCGGGGCGGTACTGGGACATCATCGGCAAGCACAAGATCAACATCCTGTACACGGCTCCCACGGCGATCCGGGCCATCGCGGCCCAGGGGGACGAGTACGTGACGAGCCGGCTGGACAAGCTGGAGACCCTCCGGCTGCTGGGCACGGTGGGCGAGCCGATCAACCCCGAGGCCTGGCGCTGGTACTATGAACTCCCCGGTCGGAGCAAGTGCCCCATCGTGGACACCTGGTGGCAGACCGAGACCGGCGGCATCCTGATCACGGGGCTCCCCGGCGCCATCGACATGAAGCCGGGCAAGGCCACCACCCCGTTCTTCGGGGTGGAGCCCGTGCTGGTGGACCCCGAGAAGGGGCACGTGCTCGAGGGGGAGGCCGAGGGCGCCCTGTGCATCGCCCGGCCGTGGCCCGGCCAGATGCGCGGCGTGTTCGGGGACCCGGACCGGTTCCGTCAGACCTACTTCGTGCAGTACGACGGGTACTACTTCACCGGCGACGGGGCCAACCGGGACGCGGACGGCGACTACCAGATCATCGGCCGCATCGACGACGTGATCAACGTCTCGGGGCACCGGATGGGCACGGCCGAGGTGGAGAGCGCCCTGGTGCTCCACCCGAAGGTGGCCGAGGCCGCGGTGGTGGGCTACCCCCACGACATGAAGGGCCAGGGGATCTACGCCTACGTGACCCTGGTGGCCGGGGCCGAGCCGTCGGAGGAACTGCGCAAGGAGCTGGTCCAGCTCGTGCGCAAGGAGATCGGGCCGATCGCCACCCCGGACTTCATCCAGTTCGCGCCGGGTCTGCCCAAGACCCGGTCCGGCAAGATCATGCGCCGGATCCTGCGGAAGATCGCGGCCAACGAGGTGGAGGCCGGGTTCGGCGACACCTCGACCCTGCTCGATCCATCGGTGGTGGACCAGCTCGTGGAGGGCCGGCTGAACAAGTAG
- a CDS encoding DMT family transporter, whose amino-acid sequence MRTQPKAAPWAVDLALVTVVLLWSLNFVILKAALPRFDPLALAALRFMGIAVLFEILLRFKGVEGRLDRADRKAFVGSALVGYTLYQGLFILGLHRGTAFSTALMINTGPMWAALILTLWGLERVGRRQWAGIFLALVGLVFYVGPRLLARGGGGVGDLLALGAAVSWSCYGILNKPLLKRYGAFYLTTRTFQIGAALFLPFAVPALLGQDWAGIGPAGWAAVAYSVVFPIVVAVSLWNWAIGQRGVSRTVVYQYLVPVVSGLLSWLCLDEPFTPQKLAGGALVLAGVALSRRG is encoded by the coding sequence ATGCGTACCCAGCCCAAAGCCGCCCCGTGGGCCGTGGATCTGGCCCTGGTGACGGTGGTCCTCCTGTGGTCCCTGAACTTCGTCATCCTGAAGGCGGCCCTGCCCCGGTTCGACCCCCTGGCCCTCGCGGCGTTGCGGTTCATGGGGATCGCCGTGCTGTTCGAGATCCTTCTGCGATTCAAAGGGGTCGAGGGGCGCCTGGATCGCGCCGACCGCAAGGCCTTCGTGGGGTCGGCCCTGGTGGGTTACACCCTGTACCAGGGGCTGTTCATCCTCGGGCTCCATCGGGGCACCGCGTTCTCCACCGCGCTCATGATCAACACCGGCCCGATGTGGGCCGCCCTGATCCTGACCCTCTGGGGGCTGGAGAGGGTCGGCCGCCGCCAATGGGCCGGCATCTTCCTGGCCCTGGTGGGGCTCGTGTTCTACGTCGGCCCCCGCCTCCTCGCCCGGGGAGGTGGCGGGGTCGGGGATCTCCTGGCCTTGGGGGCGGCCGTGTCGTGGTCGTGCTACGGCATCCTCAACAAGCCGCTGCTCAAGAGGTACGGGGCGTTCTACCTCACCACCCGCACGTTCCAGATCGGCGCGGCCCTCTTCCTGCCGTTCGCGGTGCCTGCGCTCCTTGGCCAGGACTGGGCCGGCATCGGCCCGGCCGGCTGGGCGGCCGTGGCCTACTCCGTGGTGTTCCCCATCGTGGTGGCCGTGAGCCTCTGGAACTGGGCCATCGGGCAGCGGGGCGTGAGCCGCACCGTGGTGTACCAGTACTTGGTACCCGTGGTGAGCGGTCTGCTCTCCTGGCTCTGCCTGGACGAACCCTTCACCCCCCAGAAGCTGGCCGGCGGGGCTCTTGTACTGGCGGGTGTGGCCCTGAGCCGAAGGGGTTGA
- a CDS encoding phospholipase D-like domain-containing protein has product MWVVSPYFLPDEALLQMLAVQTRAGVEVTVVVPERSNHRLADWARERPLQILRDAGARVLGYGRSMIHANLVAVDESFGLFGSANLDMRSLYLNFEVGLALYTPADVRALRRIAAEYASASGPLAFPHRRGNVGELLVDLAELLAPLL; this is encoded by the coding sequence GTGTGGGTCGTATCGCCCTATTTCCTGCCGGACGAGGCCCTGCTCCAGATGCTGGCCGTCCAGACCCGGGCCGGGGTCGAGGTGACGGTCGTCGTTCCAGAGCGTTCGAACCATCGGCTGGCGGACTGGGCACGGGAACGCCCGTTGCAGATCCTGCGGGACGCGGGAGCCCGGGTCCTGGGATACGGCCGCAGCATGATCCATGCGAATCTCGTCGCCGTCGACGAGAGCTTCGGTCTTTTCGGATCGGCCAATCTGGACATGCGAAGCCTCTATCTGAATTTCGAGGTCGGGCTGGCGCTCTACACCCCGGCGGACGTCAGAGCGCTCCGGCGGATTGCCGCCGAATACGCGTCGGCGTCCGGACCCCTGGCGTTTCCTCACCGCAGGGGCAACGTGGGAGAACTCCTGGTGGACTTGGCGGAACTCTTGGCACCCCTTTTGTGA
- a CDS encoding VTT domain-containing protein codes for MYSVTERILTLLAAHPHPVTFFLLVLTGLGLPVPEDVILLAAGAVVSWGRTGYYPIVGAALLGVLVGDLLLFLLGRRYGPNVLKHRPFRYLASPRRMDRARDMLARRGAGAVFLARFVAGVRFAVFFVAGASGMNAATFVLLDLTGAVLSVPLVVLVGYVFGSNLEEALGFLHAHRWQVLAAAVGLVLAGWALVRVGRALGLWNRIRRAGAALAGGYLGRRRWFRLALLAAALGGVVYYAAVAAQPLPAADRNFREIARIPAVGPGEPFSFAVLGDNRNSQTVFTEILRRIDADPDIRFAVDLGDLVFDGEREKYRFFLEQIGGFTKPLLVAPGNHDIREGGRAVYYDAFGPFYYSFRVGDALFVVLDDADEVGFTPSQWAWAERVVKESGAAHTFVMFHVPLFDPRHRTDLDWLKAVLPGPARNWMFHHSLADDAKAREYAAAFRRWGVTRLYCSHVHGFYRGEWAGVPFTLTGGAGAPLVGVDPEHDFYHYVKVTVGPGGVREEVVRIPSPSFGLLARAGNLVFLHLRSFVATHVPGTVLFLVFAVGAWDLLAARRGRENAA; via the coding sequence GTGTACTCGGTTACCGAACGGATCCTGACGCTCCTGGCGGCCCATCCCCATCCGGTGACCTTCTTCCTGCTGGTGCTCACGGGACTGGGGCTTCCCGTGCCGGAGGACGTGATCCTTCTGGCGGCCGGGGCCGTGGTGAGCTGGGGGCGCACCGGCTACTACCCTATCGTGGGGGCGGCCCTCCTGGGGGTGCTGGTCGGGGATCTCCTGCTCTTCCTCCTGGGGCGGAGATACGGTCCCAACGTCCTCAAACATCGACCGTTTCGGTACCTGGCGAGCCCACGGCGCATGGACCGGGCGCGGGACATGCTGGCCCGTCGAGGCGCGGGAGCCGTGTTCCTCGCTCGGTTCGTCGCGGGGGTGCGGTTTGCGGTGTTCTTTGTGGCCGGGGCGAGCGGCATGAACGCGGCCACGTTCGTTCTGCTCGACCTCACGGGGGCCGTGCTCTCGGTTCCCCTGGTGGTCCTCGTGGGGTACGTGTTCGGCTCGAACCTGGAGGAGGCCCTGGGCTTCCTCCATGCCCACCGCTGGCAGGTGCTCGCCGCCGCGGTCGGCTTGGTGCTGGCGGGGTGGGCCCTCGTTCGGGTGGGCCGGGCCCTCGGCCTGTGGAACCGGATCCGGCGGGCCGGGGCGGCCCTGGCCGGCGGGTACCTGGGACGCCGCCGGTGGTTTCGTTTGGCCCTGCTGGCCGCGGCATTGGGCGGTGTGGTCTACTACGCGGCGGTGGCCGCCCAACCGCTGCCCGCGGCCGACCGGAACTTCCGGGAGATCGCCCGGATTCCCGCCGTGGGCCCGGGAGAGCCGTTCAGCTTTGCGGTGTTGGGCGACAACCGCAACAGCCAGACGGTGTTCACGGAGATTCTCCGGCGCATCGATGCGGATCCCGACATCCGGTTCGCGGTGGACCTGGGAGACCTGGTATTCGACGGCGAGAGGGAGAAGTACCGGTTCTTCTTGGAGCAGATCGGCGGATTCACGAAGCCCCTCCTGGTGGCGCCGGGAAACCACGACATCCGCGAGGGCGGCCGCGCCGTGTACTATGACGCGTTTGGCCCATTCTACTACTCGTTCCGGGTGGGCGACGCCCTGTTCGTGGTGCTGGACGACGCCGACGAGGTGGGATTCACGCCGTCCCAGTGGGCCTGGGCCGAGCGCGTGGTGAAGGAATCGGGCGCCGCGCACACGTTCGTGATGTTTCACGTGCCGCTGTTCGATCCCCGCCACCGCACGGACCTCGACTGGCTCAAAGCCGTGCTGCCGGGGCCCGCCCGGAACTGGATGTTCCACCACAGCCTGGCCGACGACGCGAAGGCCCGGGAGTATGCGGCAGCGTTCCGGCGGTGGGGGGTCACGAGGCTGTACTGCTCCCACGTTCACGGCTTCTACCGGGGAGAGTGGGCCGGCGTGCCGTTCACCCTGACGGGGGGTGCCGGCGCCCCGCTGGTCGGGGTCGACCCCGAGCACGATTTCTACCATTACGTGAAGGTCACGGTGGGACCCGGGGGCGTGCGCGAGGAGGTGGTTCGGATTCCTTCGCCCTCGTTCGGGCTTCTGGCCCGCGCCGGAAACCTGGTTTTTCTGCATCTGAGAAGCTTCGTGGCCACCCACGTCCCGGGTACGGTTCTGTTCCTCGTGTTCGCG